The following proteins are encoded in a genomic region of Thermococcus pacificus:
- a CDS encoding Mut7-C RNAse domain-containing protein, translating into MRFIADMMLGRLARWLRLYGYDTLYGIEDDDEIVHVALKEDRIILTRDSGLAERAKRLGAKVFLLSSNSLEEQVKELKRLGVDFRELFPPSARCPKCNGPIGRASKEEVRGKVPSTVYERYDEFYICQNCGQIYWPGRQWREMLKIDKKLRGEK; encoded by the coding sequence ATGCGCTTTATAGCGGACATGATGCTCGGCCGCCTGGCCCGCTGGTTGCGTCTCTATGGCTACGACACGCTCTACGGGATAGAAGACGATGACGAGATAGTCCATGTTGCCCTTAAGGAGGACAGGATAATCCTGACGAGGGACTCTGGCTTAGCGGAGAGGGCAAAGAGGCTCGGCGCCAAAGTTTTCCTCCTATCATCGAACTCCCTTGAAGAGCAGGTGAAGGAACTCAAGCGCCTTGGGGTCGACTTCAGGGAGCTCTTTCCACCCAGCGCCCGCTGTCCCAAGTGCAACGGCCCAATAGGGCGCGCCTCAAAGGAAGAAGTCAGAGGGAAGGTCCCTTCCACAGTTTACGAGAGGTACGATGAGTTTTATATCTGCCAGAACTGTGGTCAAATCTACTGGCCGGGCAGGCAGTGGAGGGAGATGCTGAAGATCGATAAAAAGCTGAG